taaaaaatttaaccaaCGATGGAGATGTTTCAaaaattgaaatagaaaaaGAAGTTGAGAATGTTTTAGAAACAGTAAACACAGAAATTAAAACAGGAGAggataaaatagatattatgaAACATGTGGTATATGAGACAATTCACACAAAGGCAGAAGTAGTTGAGGAAGTGTTAAAGAAAGCCATTGACATAAAATCTCCTGGTTTTCATTGCGACGAGAAAAAGGTTTTAGAGCTCCCCGATAAAATGACAGAAATCACTAACTCACCACCACCAAAAACGCCTATAATACAAGATTTGTTAGATATTCCGGATATATCGCAAATGAGTCCAAATTTAAGTAAGCATAGTGATGACGGACAGAAAAGTGAAACGGGACAGTCTGAAAATGAAACTATACCTTGTGGCTCTGATAAATCAAGTCCTCAAATGGGTAAAACTAAAACTCAAGCCGTAATGCCGATAGTAAGAAGTGAAGACTACATTGATTCACACGAAGATCCAATTCATTGCGAGGACTCGGACGTAGTAGTCAATAAAATAGAAGAGAAAGGTCGATTCGCACGCATATTTCAATCGATTAAGGATAAAGAGAATTCCTGCATGGGTAAAGGAAAGGTTATTGAAGAAAAAGTTGTAGGTATTTATCATAGGatatattcatttttcaaaaacaCTTTACCCAGCAGTGgggttttacataattttactcCTTATTAACTGTGATAAATAATTGAACTATTCACTTTTATAACAAACTTAGAcgttcattataaatatcacaaaactaaaaaaaaataacatcagttgtttttttttttattttacatttgaatacCTTACGCTTAGCCTTACGAATAGCAATATAGttaacattttgataattttttttagaaaatgtcCACAAAGGAATAGATACTGCGGAAGAAACAGTGCACAAGATAGAGGAGAGAGTTGAGACGGAAATTCGAAACCAAACTAATTCACGAACATGCAcaattttataagcactttagTGTAGTCAGTGTTTGTCTTCttaaatgtttaacaaaaataaaaatttttattcttacaactatatataaatttttttttcaacaaaaaaaaggaaatacaaataataatagatgcttatctattaaaattaacgtatttaatttatatacgtaatattaaaataaaatactatatactataattcGGAACTGCGAATTAgtgaaaaatattagtaataatagtaatatataattagtgaaTAGTATTCACTAAATCCgaatagataaataatgttAGTTTAGTACTCACAGTGCAAGAAACCTTGTTTgacctttaataatatttaattcgattcattataaatatctatatatgtcAAATACTGtaacatgttttaaaatagGAAAAGATTACAAGACCCCAAAATAGGGTAATCTATTTTTACGTAGGAGAAATCCAAGACATAACAGGTTACTCGAATTTTAAAgcgtcattattaattattaccaaCTTGTCGTAAAATTAGAACTATATTGTTTCAATGTTGTGTTATAATTTGGCCACCCCAACTACTTACTCGTCTTGTTTACAGCCCAAATGTACCCAaagagttaatattaatttaataactactGATGATGATTTCATGTgatgattttgaatttataattgattcACATCGGAAAGAAACGAATAAAAACTctacaaaattgtatattactttatactaatcattaatatttatttttttaattttatgacaacCGCTTCCCATAAATCAAAAGACTAATAAGGgctttaatacttatttttcatttataagtaTGTGTGaatattgtcataaaattttacataggTTAAAAAGTGAACaagtttttattagtattatgtgcgtgaaagtaaattttgttttggaTGCCCAAactaacttttaattttcttcCAATTTCCTCAACAGCTTCTTTGTTTCTCGAATCAGATACCCAGATTCCTAAAAGTTAcgattattacttattttattgaattaatttacaaGTTTCGATGGTTTACTTAATATTCCTATTACTTTCGGAGAGTCAGAGAAGCAAAAAATCTGATACGTAAAATCAAAAAAGTAATTGCAAAAAAAGGCCACAGAGATtaggaatataaaatgttttttttattttaaaaatgaccaTTCGTCGCTATTGTtcgtagatatttaaaaatatgtcctCAGCTTTCTTCAtatcaaattatgttaaaatcagTTCAGTAGTTTAGCAGAGATTAGGTACGTAATAGATAGTTACTTTCATGTTCAATTATATCAAGGTAatgcattaaatatttgtattaaaaaatacagtccaaatacaagtaaaatattattaaaaaatccaaaaaaaatgtacgataaaatctttaattgtataaaagaaattataatagtttgtaaATAGGGATATTACCTATTTTACTCTTCTGACGTATACTCACAACTGTTCCGCAAATAGCGTCGGTATTCTCAAAGTTATTACCAATCAAAAGAAGTACCTAAAACCAATATACATCATAAATTTATACCAAGATATTGATGATTTGATAATGagcctatttatttaatgagtctatatttgataaatagcCTAATAATTTGGTGATGTAGGTAgatataaaaagaattaaaaaatgacattaCAAGTGAATCACagcatttatttagttataacaatataaagttcaaaatgaaatataaaataacctaaGTGTTATTACATATACTAAAAACCAAACAAACGAACATTCTAGAAGCAATAATTGtcatcgcatttataataaagagtAATTTAAAAGTTAGTCAAATTTTTGTCCACGTCAAATGTATAAAAAGCAAGTTAATATTTCACAGCTAGGCTGATGCTGCCAATTAAAAACCCAGTATATCCTTAATTGAAGACGAACCCAGCCTTGTGATATCCCCAAACTTAAACTAAAGCAGtacaatagaaaattatttacttggtaTATGGTCACCACAAATCACCATCACCACAAAGAAAATggctatacatatttaaaataaataaataaaatttaaaacatacttaCCACATACAACCACACAGAGTCAAGATCTGAGTTTTGTCTTCTTTCAAAATATGTCACCCACCGGCCACCGAATTTGTTGGCCTTGTCTTCCCACATAGGACGAATATCGTTCTTGAATATAGCGTATTCTTGCCCAAGATCGAGTTCAGTAGGACATTTCATATGATGATACAAACTGTTACAAAACACACTAATTTATCAATACGAGAGGGtttttatttctgatttatGTTTACTGTGTAGAAAATATTTAgtgataactttaaaaaaatcataattttattaataatattattatttgcctATAatcttaataacataaaaaagttttaaaaaatcacGTATAGTTTacgaattcaataataattgttacctGTACAGGTATTTAATAATgagattgaaattaaaatcaatccTAAATAGTAAAGCAAAACCATCACATCTTCTCTTAAGGTCAAAAAGTGTAGCCTATAATCATACAAATCACAACTGATTTAGCTAATTTAACGGTTAATAAATTGTCACATTATATTCTATCAATAAAAGTTTCAAATCTTACCACCAATAATCTTCAACTGTTTCAAACGTAGTCagttttataagattttgttCCCAGACAGACTTTTTATTGGTAAACATCCAGAAACTCCAACTATTATTTAAAGGGTGTTTTATTCCTTTTACCACATCGTTATTTTTCTCAGAATCATAATTGACGATGACctgaaattataaatcaaattatagtatatataattgaaggtattatttaaggtaatttttgaaagaaaaatctATAGCCAAGGAAAAAATGTAGCCAATCGTTCCCTATCTATCCTTGGTCCTGCCAATTGGTCCTGTATACGTCGAATCGGCGCATGAATGCCGAAAACTATATGACTTAAATATATGGAATATAAATTCcatataatcaattattctTCAATTGCTATAATCagtttataagtatatcaaTTCTGAATCACGCTAAGCTACTTAAATAGCAAAACATGAATGTgtataatgtgtttatatatgtacgttacGATACCacttcgaccgaaccgcaactggatcgtaGTGTTAGTAGCATATGAAAACGGAAAAACCGCAACAATTTCGTTTCGatgatatagataaaataagaatttgttAGCAGAATTGTTGTCCTTGGTATGTTTTCAATGTTGTGGAAAAATCCCTTTAAGGTCATTTGGTCAAGAAAATGCACTTCTAaatgcatattaaaaataatttcaatgattttatGACACAGAATTTTGCTAAtgctttatataattataagcctTTTTAGGATGTTCACGATTGAAGAAAATGTAAGCGATAGAAAAAAATGCCAAACTTTTTTAAAAGTCATCagattttaaaaacactttaaaacttgttttttatattgtcgaaataatattatctatcaaTACTTCTTATTTCTAATTGTACCatagagatataaaaaaaaaaaaacatgttaatcaCAATTTTTTAGCTAGATAATAAGCGCAATATAAACAATTCTGTTTGTACGTGCAAAACTGGATTAGCAAAATAGTAAAATTGAAGTAATATAAGATGGATGAAATGAGATCTctgatttactttatttatcttttatccaCTTTATACGTTTATCATTTATCCATGAAACACGACGCGACGGTTACGCGAAGAAAAGATTAAAATGTTACTGGCCAATTGACTTGTCACTCGCAACTTCGAAGTGTGTAGCTTGCGAAGTCGAAATCTTGTTGTATTCTGATTTAGACAGCTAAACATTTTACCAATATAGACAGCTAAAAAATTTTCACTTCATTTCGTTAGTTCAGGGAATCAAGAAGGAAAAATCAAGGaagagtttgtttttattataattcaatggtgatcaaatctattattttcaaattaattttatgtaataactgCCCCTTTCTTACTTTTTCGGATACTGACGGAGTGTGAGTGTTATAGGCCTcctatatctattttttaacaaacataaagactaaattttgtaaaaaaaaaaataagcagaaAATTTTATGCCAggtaacaaaatacatataaattcatcattcattcatatatttagTAGCTTGGGAAATAATTTAGGAAGAGTacgaaaaatcaaaataaaaattgaaaattgattACGGCTTGTTTATAAGGAAGTACGCCTcaacattaaatacaatatttaaaaaaaaagtgaaattcatgaaatttttaagaaagaaaacagaaaaagaaataaattatagttaaaatgcgtgacagaaaataaaaaaataaatagaaataattggataaataaattgaaaaaatgacgcagtttttttaagtaatcaTCGTTTACCAAAATGTACGTGCATGAGTGATTATTACAATGATCGACCAAAGTTAACGTTACTCAGTTCGAGAATATCGAAACGGCGAACTAAATAAGTATCTTATTACTGTAATAACACCGTAACCAGCATAGATCTACCACCCGTCTATGTCTGCGTATGATAGTAGGATCCCCGAGGTATATATCGTGAAACCACACATATTTCACAATGTCATATATCGTGACACCAGGACGCCCACCGTGGGGAAGTTCATCCGCCATCTCCCACTCACGATGTTCGCTCGAGCGGACAAGTGTATGCCCCCACGGTATAGCACCGCTGCATGCTCGACCAGCAGAAGAGCGTCATCTGCCTCGGTAACTCCGACTATTGCCTGACATATGCTCCGTGGCACACATCGATGGCAGCTTCGATTGGATGATGACAATCACCGAACTTGACTAACTACCTGGATAAAACAACCACCCGAATATGACGACCAAAATGGAAAAGACAACCGCT
The window above is part of the Vanessa tameamea isolate UH-Manoa-2023 chromosome 6, ilVanTame1 primary haplotype, whole genome shotgun sequence genome. Proteins encoded here:
- the LOC113396393 gene encoding eukaryotic translation initiation factor 4E1-like is translated as MFTNKKSVWEQNLIKLTTFETVEDYWCLYHHMKCPTELDLGQEYAIFKNDIRPMWEDKANKFGGRWVTYFERRQNSDLDSVWLYVVLLLIGNNFENTDAICGTVVSIRQKSKIGIWVSDSRNKEAVEEIGRKLKVSLGIQNKIYFHAHNTNKNLFTF